The Catellatospora citrea DNA segment GTGTACGGCACCGCGTCCAGGGTGCTGCTCCGGGTGGAGATCGTTCCCGCGCCGTCCAGGAGCGTTCCGCTCCAGTCCGACCAGCCGCTGACGGTACGTGTCATGTCTGTCCTTCGCGCCGATCAGGACGGCATTCGAACAATAGTCGATCATGGTGTCGTGGACAGCCACATGAGGAAGTCCCGGAGTTCCCGGTTGACCTCGTCGGGGCGTTCCTGCTGAGTCCAATGGCCGCATCCGGGCAGGATCACGCTGCGCCGCAGCCGTGGCGCGGCCTGCTCGACGGCGCTCAGGGTCGCCTCGACGCCGCGCAGGCCGACGACCATGTCGCGGTCTCCGGCGACATAGAGGGCCGGCACCTCGATCCGGCGGCCGCGGAACGCCGCCAGCAGTTCCCAGTTGCGTTCGATGTTGCGGTACCAGTTCAGGCCGCCGGTGAAGGCCCGGTCGCCGTGAAGCGCGTAGTCGCCGGCGAACGCGTCGATGTCGTCGTCGGTGAGCCAGCCCGGCAGTCGCGACGGCTCGGGCATCACGTCCAGCAGCGAGCCCCCGTCCGGAACGACCCATGGCTGGGGCGGATCACTGGACGGGCTGTCCCCCGAGCCGCCGACCAGCAACCGGCGGAACGTGCTCACCAGATCCCGGGCCAGCTGCGCGTCAGCCACCCCGGGCTGCTGAAAGACGACCTGGTAGTAGCCTTCGCCGAACTTCTTGCGGGTGACCGACGGCGGGCTCATGCCTGCGGGCAGCACCGGCGGGACGCTCAGGCCCGCCACCGCGCGCACGACGTCCGGACGCAGCATCGCCGTCACCCATGCGACCGGCGCGCCCCAGTCGTGGCCGACGAGCACCGCTGTCTGCTCGCCCAGCGCGTCGATGAGCCCGATGACGTCGCCTGCGAGGTGGAGGAGGCTGTATGCCTCGACGGCCTCGGGCTGTTCACTGCGGGCGTATCCACGCTGGTCAGGCGCGACGACCCGGTATCCCGCTGCCGCCAGCGGACCGAACTGGTGCCGCCACGAGTACCAGCACTCCGGGAATCCGTGCAGCAGGAGGACCAGCGGGCCGGTGCCCTGCTCGGCGACGTGCAGCCTGACGCCGTTGACCGTGACGGACTGGTGCTGGACATC contains these protein-coding regions:
- a CDS encoding alpha/beta fold hydrolase; the encoded protein is MAGDVQHQSVTVNGVRLHVAEQGTGPLVLLLHGFPECWYSWRHQFGPLAAAGYRVVAPDQRGYARSEQPEAVEAYSLLHLAGDVIGLIDALGEQTAVLVGHDWGAPVAWVTAMLRPDVVRAVAGLSVPPVLPAGMSPPSVTRKKFGEGYYQVVFQQPGVADAQLARDLVSTFRRLLVGGSGDSPSSDPPQPWVVPDGGSLLDVMPEPSRLPGWLTDDDIDAFAGDYALHGDRAFTGGLNWYRNIERNWELLAAFRGRRIEVPALYVAGDRDMVVGLRGVEATLSAVEQAAPRLRRSVILPGCGHWTQQERPDEVNRELRDFLMWLSTTP